The Streptococcus respiraculi sequence TTCCAACATGGCAAGAAGCATTGGAAGCATTTTATCACCAGGAAACGAAATAGTGAAAGCGAGTTCTTCTCGCTTTTTTTATGTTTTTCACCTGTAAATATGGTATAATAATCTGATGTACTATAACCATCAAAATCTAACTAGGCAACGAAACTGTAGGTAGAGCCAGGCTTTGGCAAAGTGAGTGAACGATGTTAGAATTTGATTTTTGACGAGCATGAGTATAGTTTTTAGAGTTTAGGACACAATGAAACATATTTTTATTATTGGCAGTCGTGGATTGCCAGCCAAGTACGGCGGTTTTGAGACGTTTGTGGAGCAGTTGGTCAGCCGCCAAATCAGCCCAAATATCCAGTATCACGTGGCCTGTCTGTCAGATCAATCTCATCACGAGCACAGAGATTACAAGGGGGTCGACTGTTTTACAATCAATCCTCCAAAGTTAGGACCAGCGCGCGTGATTGCCTACGATATGATGGCGATTAGCTACGCCCTTTCTCTGATCAAAAAAGAGCAGTTAGAAAAGCCGATTTTCTACGTTTTGGGAAATACAATCGGCGCCTTTATTGCGCCTTTTACGAAGAGAATTCATGCAGCAGGTGGTCAACTATTTGTCAATCCAGATGGCTTAGAGTGGAAGCGGAGCAAATGGTCACGGCCAGTACAAAGCTATCTTAAGTATTCTGAGAAGCTGATGAGTCGTCATGCAGATCTTGTGGTGACAGACAATGAAGGCATTGATGAGTACATCCGTAAAGCCTATCCATGGTCCAAGACGACCTATATTGCTTATGGAACAGATTTAGCGCCAACCAGCTTGACCAAGGATAGCCCTGACGTACGCGCATTTTTTGACCGTTTTCAGTTGGTGGAAAAAGACTATTACCTGGTCGTTGGGCGCTTTGTTCCAGAAAACAACTATGCAACCATTATTCGGGAATTTATGGCGTCTCACACTTCGAGAAAATTGGTTATTATCTGTAACCACGAGGGTTCGGCTTATTTTGAAACTTTGAAAGCTGAGACCAGTTTTGATACAGATGAGCGAATCTTGTTTGTAGGGACCGTCTACCAGCAAGAATTGCTGAAATACATTCGCCAAGAAGCTCGGGCTTATCTCCATGGACACGAGGTCGGCGGGACCAATCCAGGTTTACTAGAAGCACTGGCTCAGACCAATGAAAACTTGATTTTAGGTGTAGATTTCAACCAAAAAGTAGCAGCTGATACCGCCCATTATTGGACCAAGCAAGAGGGGGATTTAGCGGATTTGCTAAATAACATCGACCTTCAAGAGGAAAATCAAGCCCTAGGTCAAGCAGCCAAAAAACGTATGGAAACTCACTATACATGGGTGAAAATTGTCGACCAGTATGAGGACTTATTTTTACGATGAAAGTACATATCTTATTATCCACCTACAATGGTGAACGATTTTTAGCTGAACAAATTGACAGCATCCGAAAGCAGACCTTTCAGGACTGGACCCTGCTGATTCGCGATGACGGTTCAAGCGATGGAACACAGCAGATTATCAGGGACTATTGTCTAAAAGACAAGCGGATTTTCTTCATCAATCCAGATGATACGTTCAATCTCGGCGTGATTCAAAGTTTTCACACTCTTTTAAAATATGAAAGAGCAGACTACTATTTCTTTAGCGACCAAGATGATATCTGGCTACCTCATAAGCTGGAACTCCAGCTTGCTGCTGCAACAGCCTATGAGGAAGAAAGGCCTCTGCTCGTCTACACAGACTTGAAAGTGGTAGGGCAGGATTTGGCTGTGATGTCTGAAAGTATGATCAAAACGCAGTCGGACCATGCCAATACTCAATTGGTACAGGAATTAACTGAAAATACAGTCACTGGTGGCGTAGCCATGATCAATCACAGCTTAGCGGAGCTTTGGACTGGTCAAGAAGAATATGACTTGCTCATGCATGATTGGTATCTGGCGCTAATGGCTGCTGCTCTTGGTAATCTCGTTTACATTGATGAGCCAACAGAACTCTATCGTCAGCATGAGGCGAATGTCTTGGGGGCACGGACGCTGAAAAAGCGCATGCAGAATTGGATTCGTCCCCAGGTGCTATTTACCAAATACTGGAAATTGATTAAGGATAGCCAAAGGCAGGCGAAAAACCTCTTGGCTCTTCCTCTAACTGCTAAGGATAGAGAGTTGGTCGAGAACTTCGTGAGCATTATGGAAGTGCCATTTGTAGGGCGTTTCAAGCGTCTTCGTACTTATGGCTATCGGAAAAATAAGGGCTTCCATACCCTAGTCTTTACCAGCTTAATTCTGACAAAATTTGCCTATAAGGAGTAAATAATGAATTTGTTTGATAAAAAAAATATGATTTTATTAAAAGAAATGGTCAAAACGGACTTCAAACTTCGTTATCAAGGGAGTTTGATTGGTCATTTGTGGTCAATTTTAAAGCCACTTTTGCTATTTACGATTATGTATCTTGTATTTGTCCGGTTTTTACGTTTTGATGACGGAACTCCTCATTATGCAGTTAGCTTGCTACTCGGTATGGTGACGTGGAACTTCTTTACGGAAGCGACCAATATGGGGATGTTATCAATTGCTTCTCGTGGTGACTTACTGAGAAAAATTAATTTTCCAAAAGAGATTATTGTGTTCTCTTCCATTGTCAATGCTGCCATTAACTACTCAATTAATTTATTTGTTGTATTTGTGTTTGCCTTAATCAATGGGGTAGCGCCTACATTGCAAGTATTGGTGATTATTCCTCTCTTTTTAGAATTGTCGTTATTTGCTACAGGAATTGCATTTATTCTAGCAACATTTTTTGTGAGGTATCGTGATATTGGTCCGATTTGGGAAGTTATTTTGCAAGCAGGGATGTATTCGACACCGATTATTTACTCCCTTACTTATATTATTCAACGGGGGCATATGACTATTGCAAAATTAATGATGATGAATCCGTTGGCTCAGATTATCCAAGAGTTAAGACATTTTATTGTTTATTCTGGAGCAACAATTTCATGGGATATCTTTGAAAATAAGATTTTTTTAGTCATTCCTTATGTGCTATCTATTTCAGTCTTTGTATTTGGATATGTTCTTTTTAAACGAAAATCTAAGAAATTTGCGGAGATTTTATAATGACAGAAAAACAAATTGCTTTAAAAGTCGAACAGGTGAGTAAGTCTTTCCGTTTACCAACAGAATCTACTCAAAGTTTGCGTACGAGTTTGGTTAATTACTTTAGGGGAGTCAAAGGATATAAAGAGCAACATGTCTTAGAGGATGTTTCTTTTGAAGTTGAAAAAGGAGATTTTTTTGGCATTATTGGACGAAACGGATCAGGAAAATCAACACTTCTAAAAGTTATTTCCCAAATTTATACACCTGAGTCTGGAAAAGTTACTGTAAATGGGACTTTGGTTCCCTTTATTGAGCTTGGGGTAGGATTTAATCCAGAATTGACAGGACGTGAAAATGTTTATTTGAATGGTGCACTTCTGGGCTTTTCTAGAGAAGAAATCGCAGCGATGTATGATGATATTGTAGAATTTGCAGAATTAGAAGAGTTTATGGATCAGAAATTGAAGAATTATTCTAGTGGAATGCAAGTGCGTTTAGCTTTTTCAATTGCCATCAAAGCGCAGGGTGATATTCTTATTTTGGATGAAGTATTAGCAGTTGGAGATGAAGCTTTCCAGAGGAAGTGTTTTGATTATTTCCGACAACTCAAAGAAGAAAAGAAGACAGTCATACTTGTTACTCATTCGATGGACTCTGCTAAGAAATTTTGTAATAAGGCAATCATGTTAGAAGATGGGAAAGTTGTCTTAAACAGTTCGCCAGATGAGGTTGCTAATTATTACACGATGAAAAATTTAGAGAGCCGTAATCAGGATGAGCAACAGGATAATGATATTGATAAGCCTTGGATTAAAATAGAATTACTCTCTAAGACTGTCTTATCTAGTCAAGATATGTTGAAAGCTAGAATTTCTTACTATACACCGGAAGACGTTCCTGTTAGTTTTGGAATTTCCTTGATTGACGAAAACACGGATAAAACTTCTTCTGTTATTAATGATGGTATTTACGATGAGGATAAAAAGTGGAAGATTACCTCTAAGAAAAAGGGGATTCACTCTTTTGATTATGAGTTGCCACTATCTGATTTTAATAATCGAAATTTTGAATTGACAGCTTCTTTGTTCCAATTTGATGAACAGTATAAGGAATTCATTCCTTATGCATTTATAGAAAAAGAAGACATTGTCCATTTTGCTATTCGTGGTGAAAAACATGATAATGGATTGTTAAAAT is a genomic window containing:
- a CDS encoding ABC transporter permease, coding for MNLFDKKNMILLKEMVKTDFKLRYQGSLIGHLWSILKPLLLFTIMYLVFVRFLRFDDGTPHYAVSLLLGMVTWNFFTEATNMGMLSIASRGDLLRKINFPKEIIVFSSIVNAAINYSINLFVVFVFALINGVAPTLQVLVIIPLFLELSLFATGIAFILATFFVRYRDIGPIWEVILQAGMYSTPIIYSLTYIIQRGHMTIAKLMMMNPLAQIIQELRHFIVYSGATISWDIFENKIFLVIPYVLSISVFVFGYVLFKRKSKKFAEIL
- the cps2T gene encoding beta 1-4 rhamnosyltransferase Cps2T, with protein sequence MKHIFIIGSRGLPAKYGGFETFVEQLVSRQISPNIQYHVACLSDQSHHEHRDYKGVDCFTINPPKLGPARVIAYDMMAISYALSLIKKEQLEKPIFYVLGNTIGAFIAPFTKRIHAAGGQLFVNPDGLEWKRSKWSRPVQSYLKYSEKLMSRHADLVVTDNEGIDEYIRKAYPWSKTTYIAYGTDLAPTSLTKDSPDVRAFFDRFQLVEKDYYLVVGRFVPENNYATIIREFMASHTSRKLVIICNHEGSAYFETLKAETSFDTDERILFVGTVYQQELLKYIRQEARAYLHGHEVGGTNPGLLEALAQTNENLILGVDFNQKVAADTAHYWTKQEGDLADLLNNIDLQEENQALGQAAKKRMETHYTWVKIVDQYEDLFLR
- a CDS encoding glycosyltransferase family 2 protein; protein product: MKVHILLSTYNGERFLAEQIDSIRKQTFQDWTLLIRDDGSSDGTQQIIRDYCLKDKRIFFINPDDTFNLGVIQSFHTLLKYERADYYFFSDQDDIWLPHKLELQLAAATAYEEERPLLVYTDLKVVGQDLAVMSESMIKTQSDHANTQLVQELTENTVTGGVAMINHSLAELWTGQEEYDLLMHDWYLALMAAALGNLVYIDEPTELYRQHEANVLGARTLKKRMQNWIRPQVLFTKYWKLIKDSQRQAKNLLALPLTAKDRELVENFVSIMEVPFVGRFKRLRTYGYRKNKGFHTLVFTSLILTKFAYKE
- a CDS encoding ABC transporter ATP-binding protein, translated to MTEKQIALKVEQVSKSFRLPTESTQSLRTSLVNYFRGVKGYKEQHVLEDVSFEVEKGDFFGIIGRNGSGKSTLLKVISQIYTPESGKVTVNGTLVPFIELGVGFNPELTGRENVYLNGALLGFSREEIAAMYDDIVEFAELEEFMDQKLKNYSSGMQVRLAFSIAIKAQGDILILDEVLAVGDEAFQRKCFDYFRQLKEEKKTVILVTHSMDSAKKFCNKAIMLEDGKVVLNSSPDEVANYYTMKNLESRNQDEQQDNDIDKPWIKIELLSKTVLSSQDMLKARISYYTPEDVPVSFGISLIDENTDKTSSVINDGIYDEDKKWKITSKKKGIHSFDYELPLSDFNNRNFELTASLFQFDEQYKEFIPYAFIEKEDIVHFAIRGEKHDNGLLKLKGNWER